A section of the Leptospira noumeaensis genome encodes:
- a CDS encoding MBL fold metallo-hydrolase, giving the protein MLTASFEHKGIKFEGLSEGGIRTSIICPSLDFMFDFGFINPDKIHIGKILLSHAHLDHSCGIPYYVSQRSLRKLSVPKIYLPKSLEPKMSQILKLYSEIEGFDYDCDLIGLEFGERVELKPGYFFKPWESFHRVPSQGYTVYETKRKLKKEWTSLSSEEIRNKKELGEDPTEEISVPLVSFSGDTKIEYVLENEDVRKSKILFMECTYYCEKRDVSRAREWGHTHFDEIVEHASAFENEAIVLIHPSKRYSYRELNDLLRKKIPPILKDRVSLFLPPKS; this is encoded by the coding sequence ATGTTAACTGCTAGTTTCGAACACAAAGGAATTAAATTTGAAGGTTTGTCCGAAGGTGGAATTCGGACTTCCATCATTTGTCCTTCGCTAGACTTTATGTTTGATTTTGGATTTATCAATCCAGATAAAATTCATATCGGGAAGATATTATTATCCCATGCGCATTTGGATCATTCCTGCGGGATTCCTTATTATGTTTCGCAAAGGAGCCTTCGTAAACTCTCTGTTCCCAAAATTTATCTTCCTAAATCTTTGGAACCAAAGATGTCTCAAATTTTAAAATTATATTCTGAAATCGAAGGATTTGATTATGACTGTGATTTGATCGGTTTGGAATTTGGGGAGAGAGTGGAGTTAAAACCAGGATATTTTTTTAAACCTTGGGAAAGTTTCCACCGTGTTCCTTCACAAGGTTATACGGTTTACGAAACAAAACGGAAACTTAAGAAAGAATGGACAAGTCTTAGTTCGGAAGAAATTCGAAATAAAAAAGAATTGGGTGAAGATCCCACAGAAGAAATTTCTGTTCCTTTGGTTTCCTTTTCAGGGGATACAAAAATAGAATATGTATTAGAAAATGAAGATGTTCGCAAAAGTAAAATTCTGTTTATGGAATGCACTTATTATTGTGAGAAAAGAGATGTGAGCCGTGCGCGGGAATGGGGACATACTCATTTTGATGAAATTGTTGAACATGCCTCCGCATTTGAAAATGAAGCCATTGTTCTCATCCATCCTTCCAAACGTTATAGTTATCGTGAGTTAAATGATCTTCTTCGTAAAAAAATCCCTCCCATTTTAAAGGATAGGGTTTCTCTTTTTTTACCTCCCAAATCATGA
- a CDS encoding O-methyltransferase, whose amino-acid sequence MKPRPSIYIPELESFIDTDLVFKPNPVFAEMETYAKEKNIPIVTAATGAVMSHLVSLLRPKQILELGTGLGYSTLWMAVGSPESKFVTVDRHEEQASLLDLYAKKMGISDQIHVKRVTASVMDYLEKESLEWRESDLFFVDCDKITYPEIFRILWKEANPRSYFLFDNMLWHGRVLAPDPKKPSDLAVMALWNEVKSQVSGYTLYPVGDGLLFFQKDKK is encoded by the coding sequence ATGAAACCTAGACCAAGCATCTACATTCCTGAACTCGAATCTTTCATTGATACCGATTTGGTATTCAAACCAAATCCTGTGTTTGCGGAAATGGAAACTTATGCCAAAGAAAAAAACATTCCGATTGTGACGGCGGCCACTGGTGCTGTGATGTCACATTTAGTTTCTCTCCTTCGTCCGAAACAAATTTTGGAATTGGGGACAGGCCTTGGGTATTCCACTCTTTGGATGGCTGTGGGTTCCCCTGAGTCGAAATTTGTAACAGTGGATCGGCATGAAGAACAAGCGAGTTTATTGGATCTCTATGCAAAAAAAATGGGCATCTCAGACCAAATTCATGTTAAACGGGTGACTGCCTCTGTGATGGATTACTTAGAAAAGGAAAGTTTAGAGTGGAGGGAGTCCGACCTATTTTTTGTGGATTGTGATAAAATCACTTACCCCGAAATCTTTCGAATCCTTTGGAAAGAGGCAAATCCAAGATCTTATTTTTTATTCGATAATATGTTGTGGCATGGGCGAGTTCTAGCACCCGATCCGAAAAAACCATCCGATTTAGCGGTGATGGCTCTTTGGAATGAGGTGAAATCCCAAGTTTCAGGTTATACTTTGTATCCGGTGGGTGATGGATTACTCTTTTTTCAAAAGGATAAAAAATAG